A stretch of DNA from Allomeiothermus silvanus DSM 9946:
CACGTATACCGCTGTACTCCGGCTGGCTTGCGGTTTTTCAGTCGAAGCGGGCATTCGTTTATGGCCTTAGAGGAGGAGCGCATTGTGGGGTTCGCTCTGGCGCAAGCCCTTTGGCAGGGGGACCAGGTTACCGTGCTCCTTACCCGCATCCTGGCCGATGCCCAGGAGGTCTACCAGGGTCTTTTGGGAGCAGTGGTCAAGTCGGCCTACGATGCCGGGGTCTACGAGGTGGCGCTGCACCTAGATCCCGCGCATACCGAGCTAAAATCGGCGCTCGAGGCTCACTCCTTTGTGCTGGGGCCAAAGATCCTGGCGGTACGGGTGCTGGGGAGCCGGGGACAGCGTCAAGAGGTGCAGGGTGTCTTAGAATAGACGCTGTTGATGAAGCTTTGGCGAGAGGTGGTATCGGGATGAACCGGGTGCTGATCGGTGTTCGCGGGGTGGACCAAAAAGAGCAAATGGAGAAGATCGTCCTCGCCCTGAGCAAGCTCGAGGGCGTAGGCAAGGCCGTCGCTACCAGCCTAGGCCAAGTCGAGGTGGAATACGACGCCCACCGGCTCACTGTGATGGACCTGATCCGCACCGTGCGCGAGCAGGGGTTTTTGGCAGGGATGCTATAATCGGCATCTCCCCTGACATCAGCCCCGTCCCTCTCGTAAAGGAGCGTAACACCCCCAGACTTGACCGCTATGCCGCATAGAGCCCCAGGAAGCGCAGGGCGGAGAGGGGGTTGAAGGAGAAGATTTCTAGGGCTGCCTTCTTCTCCCTCACCCCCTCTCGGTGAAGCATGGAGACCAGGAAGGCCCGCAGCACCGCTAGCACCCACGCCCCCACCCCCCGCACCTGACAGGCATCCTCCCCAAAGCACACGTCCCGCACCCAAAACGATCGGTTCTCCACCTCCCATCGGGAAAGCAACAGGCTCCCCAGCCGCTTTGCGTCCGCTACCTCCGGCCCCAGGCTGGTGAGGGCGTAGCTCACCGTCCGCCGCACCTCCCCCGTCCCCTTGTGCCTCACCTCCCGCCAAAGCCGCACCACCTGCCTGGCCCCAGGGAAGG
This window harbors:
- a CDS encoding DUF1999 domain-containing protein gives rise to the protein MVFRDFAEPDFARLEAYEKAKLGEQPPHVYRCTPAGLRFFSRSGHSFMALEEERIVGFALAQALWQGDQVTVLLTRILADAQEVYQGLLGAVVKSAYDAGVYEVALHLDPAHTELKSALEAHSFVLGPKILAVRVLGSRGQRQEVQGVLE